Proteins from a genomic interval of Falco rusticolus isolate bFalRus1 chromosome 7, bFalRus1.pri, whole genome shotgun sequence:
- the MFGE8 gene encoding lactadherin isoform X2 translates to MRAVRQWQALLALGLGLSLLLIVVGDFCDVNHCQNGGTCLTGINETPFFCICPEGYVGIDCNETEKGPCHPNPCHNNGECQLVPNRGDVFTDYICKCPAGYDGVHCQNNKNECYSQPCKNGGTCLDLDGDYTCKCPSPFLGKTCHVRCAVLLGMEGGAISDAQLSASSVHYGFLGLQRWGPELARLNNHGIVNAWTSSNYDKNPWIQANLLRKMRLSGIITQGARRVGQPEYVRAYKVAYSLDGREFTFCKDEKKDTEKVFQGNVDYGTMQTNMFNPPIVAQFIRIYPVMCRRACTLRFELIGCEMNGCSEPLGMKSRLISDQQITASSVYKTWGIDAFTWHPHYARLDKTGKTNAWTALHNGQSEWLQIDLRDQKKVTGIITQGARDFGHIQYVAAYKVAYSDNGTTWTLYQDGQKNSTKIFHGNSDNYSHKKNVFDVPFYARFIRILPVAWHNRITLRVELLGCDE, encoded by the exons ATGAGGGCGGTGAGGCAGTGGCAGGCGCTGCTcgccctggggctggggctctcGCTGCTGCTGATCGTGGTCG GGGACTTCTGTGATGTGAACCACTGTCAGAATGGGGGCACCTGCCTGACCGGGATTAATGAGACCCCCTTCTTCTGCATCTGCCCTGAGGGCTACGTTGGGATTGACTGCAATGAGACAGAGAAAG gCCCCTGCCACCCCAATCCTTGCCACAACAACGGTGAATGCCAGCTGGTCCCAAACCGGGGGGATGTCTTCACTGACTACATCTGCAAGTGCCCTGCAGGGTACGATGGGGTGCACTGCCAGAACA ACAAGAACGAGTGCTACTCCCAGCCTTGCAAAAATGGAGGCACCTGCCTGGACCTGGATGGCGACTACACCTGCAAATGCCCTTCTCCGTTCTTGGGGAAGACCTGCCATGTCC GCTGCGCAGTTCTCCTGGGCATGGAAGGAGGAGCCATCTCTGATGCTCAGCTTTCGGCATCTTCTGTCCACTACGGCTTCCTTGGCCTCCAGCGCTGGGGTCCAGAGCTCGCCCGCCTCAACAACCACGGCATCGTCAACGCCTGGACCTCCAGCAACTATGACAAGAACCCCTGGATCCAG gccaACCTGCTGCGGAAGATGCGGCTGAGCGGGATCATCACGCAAGGCGCTCGCCGTGTGGGCCAGCCAGAGTACGTCCGCGCCTACAAAGTTGCCTACAGCCTGGATGGGCGGGAGTTTACCTTCTGCAAGGACGAGaagaaggacacagagaag GTTTTCCAGGGGAACGTGGACTATGGTACCATGCAGACCAACATGTTTAACCCTCCCATCGTCGCCCAGTTCATCCGCATCTACCCCGTGATGTGCCGCCGTGCCTGCACGCTGCGCTTTGAACTTATCGGCTGTGAGATGAATG GTTGCTCGGAGCCTCTGGGCATGAAGTCCCGCCTGATCTCCGACCAGCAGATCACAGCCTCCAGTGTCTACAAGACCTGGGGCATCGACGCCTTTACCTGGCACCCACATTACGCTCGCCTGGACAAGACGGGCAAAACCAACGCCTGGACAGCACTCCACAACGGCCAGTCTGAGTGGCTGCAG ATTGACCTCCGGGACCAGAAGAAGGTGACGGGCATCATCACACAAGGAGCCCGTGACTTTGGGCACATCCAATATGTGGCAGCCTACAAGGTGGCCTACAGTGACAATGGCACAACCTGGACCCTCTACCAGGATGGCCAGAAGAACAGCACCAAG ATCTTCCACGGTAACAGCGACAACTACTCACACAAGAAGAATGTGTTCGACGTGCCCTTCTACGCCCGCTTCATCCGCATCCTGCCTGTGGCCTGGCACAACCGCATCACTCTGCgtgtggagctgctgggctgcgATGAGTAG
- the HAPLN3 gene encoding hyaluronan and proteoglycan link protein 3 isoform X2 has translation MLLLPLLLEATLLRLGSSSHHPFYNGFYYNHIMNDKGSGQEKVVYFNGAKLIVDTPKDPVYSSSGTNVTLPCQYHYEPDQEAKRKIRIKWSKLRDDYTKEQDVLVAIGKTYVAFGNFQGRAHLRQAGRHEASLVISDVRLQDDGKYRCEVIDGLEDESDVVDLRLQGVVFPYQPPRGQYRLNFHEAERACQEQGAILATFNQLFQAWSEGLDWCNAGWLADGTVQYPIRLPRKPCGGLHLAPGIRSYGPRHRHLHRFDAFCFSSALRGEIFYLDRLAGMTLEEAKQSCQDAGAEIARVGHLYSAWKFLGLDRCDAGWLADGSVRYPIAKPRANCGPEEPGVRSFGFPSQGRFGVFCYKER, from the exons atgctgctgctcccgCTGCTCCTGGAGGCCACCCTGCTGcggctgggcagcagctcccaccaccCCTTCTACAACGGCTTCTACTACAACCACATCATGAACGACAAGGGCAGTGGGCAGGAGAAAG tggTTTACTTCAATGGAGCCAAACTGATAGTGGACACCCCTAAAGACCCTGTCTACAGCTCCAGTGGCACCAATGTCACCCTGCCTTGCCAGTACCACTACGAGCCTGACCAGGAAGCCAAGCGCAAGATCCGCATCAAGTGGTCCAAGCTGCGGGATGACTACACTAAGGAGCAGGATGTGCTGGTGGCCATCGGGAAGACCTACGTGGCCTTCGGGAACTTCCAGGGCCGTGCTCACCTCCGTCAGGCTGGGCGACATGAGGCCTCACTGGTCATCAGTGATGTGCGCTTGCAGGATGATGGCAAATACCGCTGTGAGGTCATTGATGGGCTGGAGGATGAGAGCGATGTGGTGGACCTCCGGCTGCAAG GTGTGGTGTTCCCTTACCAGCCTCCCCGCGGGCAGTACAGGCTCAACTTCCATGAAGCTGAGCGAGCATGCCAGGAGCAAGGTGCCATCCTCGCCACCTTCAACCAGCTCTTCCAGGCCTGGAGCGAGGGGCTGGACTGGTGCAATGCGGGCTGGCTGGCTGATGGCACTGTGCAGTACCCCATCCGTCTGCCCCGCAAGCCCTGTGGTGGGCTGCACCTTGCCCCAGGCATCCGCAGCTACGGCCCGCGCCACCGGCACCTGCACCGCTTCGAtgccttctgcttctcctctgcGCTtagag GAGAGATTTTCTACTTGGACCGCCTGGCTGGAATGACGCTGGAAGAGGCcaagcagagctgccaggacGCAGGGGCTGAGATTGCCCGAGTGGGGCACCTCTACTCTGCCTGGAAGTTCCTGGGGCTGGACCGCTGCgatgctggctggctggcagacGGCAGCGTCCGCTACCCCATTGCCAAGCCCCGAGCCAACTGCGGCCCCGAGGAGCCCGGTGTCCGCAGCTTCGGcttccccagccagggcaggtttGGGGTCTTCTGCTACAAGGAAAGATAA
- the HAPLN3 gene encoding hyaluronan and proteoglycan link protein 3 isoform X1, whose amino-acid sequence MPGLRVWPRSPAMLLLPLLLEATLLRLGSSSHHPFYNGFYYNHIMNDKGSGQEKVVYFNGAKLIVDTPKDPVYSSSGTNVTLPCQYHYEPDQEAKRKIRIKWSKLRDDYTKEQDVLVAIGKTYVAFGNFQGRAHLRQAGRHEASLVISDVRLQDDGKYRCEVIDGLEDESDVVDLRLQGVVFPYQPPRGQYRLNFHEAERACQEQGAILATFNQLFQAWSEGLDWCNAGWLADGTVQYPIRLPRKPCGGLHLAPGIRSYGPRHRHLHRFDAFCFSSALRGEIFYLDRLAGMTLEEAKQSCQDAGAEIARVGHLYSAWKFLGLDRCDAGWLADGSVRYPIAKPRANCGPEEPGVRSFGFPSQGRFGVFCYKER is encoded by the exons ATG CCCGGGCTCAGGGTTTGGCCTCGCTccccagccatgctgctgctcccgCTGCTCCTGGAGGCCACCCTGCTGcggctgggcagcagctcccaccaccCCTTCTACAACGGCTTCTACTACAACCACATCATGAACGACAAGGGCAGTGGGCAGGAGAAAG tggTTTACTTCAATGGAGCCAAACTGATAGTGGACACCCCTAAAGACCCTGTCTACAGCTCCAGTGGCACCAATGTCACCCTGCCTTGCCAGTACCACTACGAGCCTGACCAGGAAGCCAAGCGCAAGATCCGCATCAAGTGGTCCAAGCTGCGGGATGACTACACTAAGGAGCAGGATGTGCTGGTGGCCATCGGGAAGACCTACGTGGCCTTCGGGAACTTCCAGGGCCGTGCTCACCTCCGTCAGGCTGGGCGACATGAGGCCTCACTGGTCATCAGTGATGTGCGCTTGCAGGATGATGGCAAATACCGCTGTGAGGTCATTGATGGGCTGGAGGATGAGAGCGATGTGGTGGACCTCCGGCTGCAAG GTGTGGTGTTCCCTTACCAGCCTCCCCGCGGGCAGTACAGGCTCAACTTCCATGAAGCTGAGCGAGCATGCCAGGAGCAAGGTGCCATCCTCGCCACCTTCAACCAGCTCTTCCAGGCCTGGAGCGAGGGGCTGGACTGGTGCAATGCGGGCTGGCTGGCTGATGGCACTGTGCAGTACCCCATCCGTCTGCCCCGCAAGCCCTGTGGTGGGCTGCACCTTGCCCCAGGCATCCGCAGCTACGGCCCGCGCCACCGGCACCTGCACCGCTTCGAtgccttctgcttctcctctgcGCTtagag GAGAGATTTTCTACTTGGACCGCCTGGCTGGAATGACGCTGGAAGAGGCcaagcagagctgccaggacGCAGGGGCTGAGATTGCCCGAGTGGGGCACCTCTACTCTGCCTGGAAGTTCCTGGGGCTGGACCGCTGCgatgctggctggctggcagacGGCAGCGTCCGCTACCCCATTGCCAAGCCCCGAGCCAACTGCGGCCCCGAGGAGCCCGGTGTCCGCAGCTTCGGcttccccagccagggcaggtttGGGGTCTTCTGCTACAAGGAAAGATAA
- the MFGE8 gene encoding lactadherin isoform X1, whose product MRAVRQWQALLALGLGLSLLLIVVGDFCDVNHCQNGGTCLTGINETPFFCICPEGYVGIDCNETEKGPCHPNPCHNNGECQLVPNRGDVFTDYICKCPAGYDGVHCQNNKNECYSQPCKNGGTCLDLDGDYTCKCPSPFLGKTCHVRCAVLLGMEGGAISDAQLSASSVHYGFLGLQRWGPELARLNNHGIVNAWTSSNYDKNPWIQANLLRKMRLSGIITQGARRVGQPEYVRAYKVAYSLDGREFTFCKDEKKDTEKVFQGNVDYGTMQTNMFNPPIVAQFIRIYPVMCRRACTLRFELIGCEMNVYFNTAGCSEPLGMKSRLISDQQITASSVYKTWGIDAFTWHPHYARLDKTGKTNAWTALHNGQSEWLQIDLRDQKKVTGIITQGARDFGHIQYVAAYKVAYSDNGTTWTLYQDGQKNSTKIFHGNSDNYSHKKNVFDVPFYARFIRILPVAWHNRITLRVELLGCDE is encoded by the exons ATGAGGGCGGTGAGGCAGTGGCAGGCGCTGCTcgccctggggctggggctctcGCTGCTGCTGATCGTGGTCG GGGACTTCTGTGATGTGAACCACTGTCAGAATGGGGGCACCTGCCTGACCGGGATTAATGAGACCCCCTTCTTCTGCATCTGCCCTGAGGGCTACGTTGGGATTGACTGCAATGAGACAGAGAAAG gCCCCTGCCACCCCAATCCTTGCCACAACAACGGTGAATGCCAGCTGGTCCCAAACCGGGGGGATGTCTTCACTGACTACATCTGCAAGTGCCCTGCAGGGTACGATGGGGTGCACTGCCAGAACA ACAAGAACGAGTGCTACTCCCAGCCTTGCAAAAATGGAGGCACCTGCCTGGACCTGGATGGCGACTACACCTGCAAATGCCCTTCTCCGTTCTTGGGGAAGACCTGCCATGTCC GCTGCGCAGTTCTCCTGGGCATGGAAGGAGGAGCCATCTCTGATGCTCAGCTTTCGGCATCTTCTGTCCACTACGGCTTCCTTGGCCTCCAGCGCTGGGGTCCAGAGCTCGCCCGCCTCAACAACCACGGCATCGTCAACGCCTGGACCTCCAGCAACTATGACAAGAACCCCTGGATCCAG gccaACCTGCTGCGGAAGATGCGGCTGAGCGGGATCATCACGCAAGGCGCTCGCCGTGTGGGCCAGCCAGAGTACGTCCGCGCCTACAAAGTTGCCTACAGCCTGGATGGGCGGGAGTTTACCTTCTGCAAGGACGAGaagaaggacacagagaag GTTTTCCAGGGGAACGTGGACTATGGTACCATGCAGACCAACATGTTTAACCCTCCCATCGTCGCCCAGTTCATCCGCATCTACCCCGTGATGTGCCGCCGTGCCTGCACGCTGCGCTTTGAACTTATCGGCTGTGAGATGAATG TTTATTTCAACACGGCAGGTTGCTCGGAGCCTCTGGGCATGAAGTCCCGCCTGATCTCCGACCAGCAGATCACAGCCTCCAGTGTCTACAAGACCTGGGGCATCGACGCCTTTACCTGGCACCCACATTACGCTCGCCTGGACAAGACGGGCAAAACCAACGCCTGGACAGCACTCCACAACGGCCAGTCTGAGTGGCTGCAG ATTGACCTCCGGGACCAGAAGAAGGTGACGGGCATCATCACACAAGGAGCCCGTGACTTTGGGCACATCCAATATGTGGCAGCCTACAAGGTGGCCTACAGTGACAATGGCACAACCTGGACCCTCTACCAGGATGGCCAGAAGAACAGCACCAAG ATCTTCCACGGTAACAGCGACAACTACTCACACAAGAAGAATGTGTTCGACGTGCCCTTCTACGCCCGCTTCATCCGCATCCTGCCTGTGGCCTGGCACAACCGCATCACTCTGCgtgtggagctgctgggctgcgATGAGTAG